The DNA window GTAAACTCGATTcgattttatgaatttataaaatttgtgaTATAAACCAATTCAGATCcaaatttgaccttaaaatatTTGCTGACTAGTTTTGCGAGATTGGACATATCTTTCAAACTGCATATTGGAtaaagctgaaattttacatgaaaatattagatatatgaaaatatattgtggTAAATTTTCAATGGAATTAGGAAACATAACATTGCAGAAGATCAAAATTAGTAAactaatattatcaaatatgtTAAAGAAGACTTTCGTGTACTGTTTGGAACATATCTAGAGCTATCCGTGGAATTTTGCTTCGATTAAAGTTGggataaaaactaaatatttgaaACTTTTCAGCCATATATTATAGGCCCAATAATTCATGAAAACAAGAGAACAATATGTTTGAAATCAGGAGAAAACGACATGTTTGAAATCAGGACTCAAATCTGCCAAGAATATGCAAAAATTGGAGATTCGGGTTACATGGaggaattttaacatgaaaacttttgttgttgttattattattattattatttatttttaaataattatttttaatttaatttttttttctaacagaTTAGACATTGTTTaagagtttatttaatttttaaatttatgttagttaattattaatttaaacttaTTAACTTGCAATCCAAAAGATGTTTATCATAACATATTGCGGTGAGAATAACAAGATTGTCACTAGGTTTATGCATGCTTCctatcttttaataattttcttatattgaGAAATTTTGTTATGAAACTTTATATTTCTCcatatcattaatttattaattcatattatttatttagatcagttcttgattataatattattgactcattttattatattttaatataatttaatttcttatctaaaattattaattaaaaaaattacatatagtatttttcatgtcatgtaaaaaaaacattttttttttgacaagtgGCAGCATATGGAAGAATTTTAGTTAGCGAGGTAGGGGAATGCGCGCCTGAGAATTCTTGTCAGAGAAAACTGGACAAATCTTTTCAGGCAGCAAAAGGCAAAGCAACTGAAGTGGATAATAGTGCGAGGCCATGGCTAGGGCCAAGGTAATGAAGGTCCACGTATAATGCATAACAGAGTTAGGGAGTGAACAATCAAACCCATTACATCCATAACTTGTTAACAAGGAGGATATAGCAGAGGATTCAACAAAAATCCTCCCAGCTCATGATATAGCTTTGATGAGACATTCAAATTTCCTACAGACAAGTTTCTGGCAGCAACTGAATGTTTTTCACTCCAAAACAACAATTAGTATCAGCAGCAGCCACGATTTAGCGTGCGAAAGAAGTCCTGAGAAAGGCAATCCACCCAAGTAGAAGAAACCATAGAGTGGAAAACAATTCAcacagaataatatttttaccacAGTTGATTAGGAAAACAGAACACCAAGGACTCTGCAAAGAGCAACCGCCCACTTAGGCACTAGCAGAGTACATTAATAACATATAACATCCGCAATTTCACAATGAATATCAgttattatcaaatatataattgcATGCTAACCCTGGCTGAAGAGATTATGCTGTACAACTAACTGTTTCTCTGGCTCATCACCCGCAGAATGGAAAGAAACAGGTTCAGAACGTCCAAATAGAGAGCAACAGAGGCCAAAATATACTCATCATATGAGAAGCGCTTGATCAGGTGGTCAGTGTCATAAACAATGTATCCACAGAAGATCAAAGCGCTAATTCCACCATAAACTGCAGTGGACGTTGAGCCAAGTGGGAAGAACACCTGCATAATACCAGAACATCCATAACATCAGAACTATATACTGGGAGAACACATAATAGCTCCGTGTTGCACAAGATAAAATATCCATGGGAGGGTGACTTGAAGAAAATGAGGCATCTGACCTGGATAAAACTAGTCAGGATGAGGATAATGAGGGAAGTGAAGAGAATTGGTCCCAGGAAGCTAAAGTCCTTGCCCTTCTTTGCAGCCCAGAAAGTGTACGCAGTTAGAGAGCAAACCACAGCGGAGGTCAGAATTAATGCCTCAAGCACAATTTTACCTGAAAATATTTGAATGCAAGACAATAatcaaatcataattataaaagctGCACATGAAGTCGCCAACAATCAATGAACTATTAAAAGTCCAAACAGGATAAGATAAATACCTTCTATATTAGCGCAGCTTGCTCCAACCAAGAGGCTAAGCGAAACGGTGAAGAGGCCAAGAATAATTAGATTCACAGGGTGTTTCTGGTGATACACATGCAAGGGCCACAACACTGCAAGCAAAATTACCCtcattaaaagaacaaaatttcaagaaacaagCAAATTCACAATCCTCTTGCAAGTGAATCCACTTGAGTTTCATGTGTCCCACTTGAGTTTCAAgaaactttttttctatttaaactgTCTATGTCAcgagaaatttataaaaaatatatattttaaactacAAATTCACAATCAAGTTTCAATCTTTAACCCAGAAAGACATCCTAAAACATGAGATTTAAACAACATAAAAccacaaacaaatcaagaagaaaggagagatcTTGAATATTGAGTACTTACAAACAAAGGGGACAATTGATAGAAACAAAACGAACCCGAAACTTCCCTTGAGGAGATCAGTCATAGGAGTATAGAGAATCGTAACAGCAGAGACGATGGTGGTGAGGACAAGCTGAGCAGCCAAGATTCCATAAACTTTGCGAATCAAACCCCATCGTAATTGATTCTCTCCAAGACTCAAACCCGGGTACAAAGTCTCTCCATTTCCTGCCTCCAAATCAATCTCCTTTGCCCCATCCTTGTTGCTAACGCTTGCGTATCCGTACATCTCTGCTGAttcttctcccttctctcttgtTTTCCTTTACTTAACGAGGAGGGACGGAGGACAGGAGGGAGAtgacttttcctttttattttattgagagtCGGTGGTTGTTTTCTAAAATGACGGGTTATCAGGTTTCAGAAGTGTGACGGGCGAATGGGATAACAGGAAATGTAGAAATGGATGGAAGACAACGTTGGTGATACTGTTTAGGGCTGTGACTCtagatgattaatttttttttggaatataagTTGTTACCAACAAGTCCTaaacttgttgtttttttaagtcgCGTTGCGGAGAGACCGatagttttgttatttaaaaaaataaatatatatatatatatatatatatatatatattattttaatatttttaaattgttttaataagttaatattaaaaataaattttaaaaaataaaaaaatatatattattttaatatatttttaattaaaaatactttaaaacacaatttctATTACATTCTCAAACAAATACTAAATTGATTCAATAgcctctttaatattttattatataattaattggttGTTTTTAGAGGTTGTTTGTGTTAGTGAtgtgattatgttttttttttttaaatatatatttttttaaattaattttttatatatatttttaagatatagagttgaaatttgatattaattataaaggTGTTACATATTTTGAGTGCCCTAACTTCTTTTACCCTTTTGGAATGGATGGTCAAAcatccctaaaaaataaaaatccttacTAAAGATATATCtagaaagaattattttatctaatattaaaaattaaagatggattaaaaaaaaatcgtgtCTAAGATGCTTTTTACAAgcctatagtttttttttttaattcatttgggtttactttttttttttattatttaatatagattttatattttatttgggcTGTTTAAAATAATCTGTAACTATATAAAAAGATCCAATTAGTCCTAATAAAAagcttagtttttttaaaaataatagcaagataataattttattttattaattttatatatatatataatatatatctttttcgaTTTTTTTGACACAGACTATTTtacttctaaaataaataaaatttaaaacctgtGAACTCCCAGGggtcatacacacacacacacatataaacaGAAGAAGCAACAAggacaaaaaacaatataataataagaacaacaacaataataataaactgaACAAGCAAATGGAGACGAGACGACGAcctcctcctctttctctctctttctctagcTTTTCAAAACCCACAAGCTTGATTTAGAGTCAGACCCCCTACAGAAGACGTAACATccaaaaaaaacgaagaagaagGATATGGTTTTCGATTCGACCCCCAGTCTCTTCAACAATACCAGAAGGTAATTAATCCCTCTGGGTTGGGTTTTTATTGAGTATTCTTTAAAGTTTAATCTGACTGATTGACTTGTTTACTTGTCGATTTCTCTTTGTttctatgatttaatttttgggAAATGATTTCACATGGAAAAGAAACAAACTATAGGAATTTTACAGGTCTTTGAATCACAAGCTTcgtgctttatttatttatttgtttagtaTTAGTCCAATTTAATCAAAGTGCATGATTGTTAAAAGTAATTGGTCCTACTGTAATTGCAGTTCAAGTAGTGATCCTTACAGCGAAGAATATGGGAATGCAATGATTGTAAGAGCACACCCACTAGGTATGGCAAGAGCCAACAACAATGTTAATGTAGAGGGTGCAAGGGGGCCTGGACTTGAGCCGTGTATAGGGTTAGAGTTTGATTCGGCAGATGATGGGCGTGAGTTTTACAGTGTGTATGCCACGCGTGTAGGATTCAGAACTAGGACTGGCCAACTATATCGATCGCGCACTGATGGCTCTGTTGCTTCGAGAAGGTTTGTGTGCTCGAAGGAGGGTTTTCAACTAAATTCAAGGACGGGTTGTCCTGCATTCATAAGGGTGCAAAGACGGGATTCTGGGAAATGGGTTGTTGATCAGATACACAAGGATCACAATCATGAACTTGGAGATGTTGAGGAAAGCCGTCCTCCAATTTTGCCGCAGAGAACTCCTACAGGTAGGAAATCATCAGCCAAGGTTTCTTCAAAGTCAAAATTGAAGTTTCTTGCAGAAGTCGATGATGGACAACCATGCTTTTCTCGATCCATTAGTTTCAAACGCATTAAAACAGGAGGAGATGGAGGACAAGCAAAAGCTGAACCATATGCTGGTCTAGTGTTTAGTTCAGTTGATGAAGCATTCCATTTTTATCTAAGGTATGCAGATGAAGCTGGATTTAAAACTCGGATTGGTCAGCTGTTTCGATCAAAGAATGATGGGTCAATTACATCCCGGCGATTTGTGTGCTCCAAGGAAGGATTTCAGCATCCTTCAAGAGTAGGCTGTGGGGCTTTTATGAGGATTAAGAGACAAGATTCTGGAACTTGGATGGTGGACCGTCTTCAGAAAGATCATAATCATGATCTTGAGCCGCAAACAAGAACTCATACGAAAAGTTCCACTGCTTCAAAGAAATTTATAGATGAGGTAAATGGTGGATTAGACACTTTGGATCTATCAGAGATTAACAATGGTGTACGTTCCAATATTAGTCAGGGTAACAACATTGGAAGTGAATGGTACCATTTGCTGCTTGACTATTTTCAAAGCAAGCAAGCTAAAGATACAGGATTCTTTTATTCGGTGCAAGTTGATAATGGTGTTTGCATGAGTGTTTTCTGGGCTGATGGAAGATCTAGATTTGCGTCCAGTCAATTTGGTGATGCTATTGTGGTTGATACTTCATACAGGAAGACTAATTATCTGGTGCCATTTGCAACGTTTGTTGGAGTTAACCACCACAAGCAGCCAGTGCTTCTTGGGTGTGCTCTAATTGCCAATGAGTCTAAGGAGTCTTTCATTTGGCTGTTTCAGACATGGCTTAGGGCAACATCTGGGTGCCGTCCAAAGTCAATTATAGCTGATCAAGACATGGCAATCCAACAAGCAATTGCCCATGTTTTTCCTGGGACTCGTCATCGTTTTTCAATGTGGCAGATCAGGGCAAAGGAAAGAGAGAATTTAAGGTCAATGTCCAATGAATTCAAATATGAATATGAA is part of the Populus alba chromosome 10, ASM523922v2, whole genome shotgun sequence genome and encodes:
- the LOC118034552 gene encoding protein FAR1-RELATED SEQUENCE 7, which produces MVFDSTPSLFNNTRSSSSDPYSEEYGNAMIVRAHPLGMARANNNVNVEGARGPGLEPCIGLEFDSADDGREFYSVYATRVGFRTRTGQLYRSRTDGSVASRRFVCSKEGFQLNSRTGCPAFIRVQRRDSGKWVVDQIHKDHNHELGDVEESRPPILPQRTPTGRKSSAKVSSKSKLKFLAEVDDGQPCFSRSISFKRIKTGGDGGQAKAEPYAGLVFSSVDEAFHFYLRYADEAGFKTRIGQLFRSKNDGSITSRRFVCSKEGFQHPSRVGCGAFMRIKRQDSGTWMVDRLQKDHNHDLEPQTRTHTKSSTASKKFIDEVNGGLDTLDLSEINNGVRSNISQGNNIGSEWYHLLLDYFQSKQAKDTGFFYSVQVDNGVCMSVFWADGRSRFASSQFGDAIVVDTSYRKTNYLVPFATFVGVNHHKQPVLLGCALIANESKESFIWLFQTWLRATSGCRPKSIIADQDMAIQQAIAHVFPGTRHRFSMWQIRAKERENLRSMSNEFKYEYEKCTYDSQTNADFNTMWNALVNKYGLKENVWLKEMYEKRESWVPLYLRGTFFAGIPLNESIESLFGIFLNAETPLVEFIARYEQGLEQRREEERKEDFNCSNLQAFLQTKEPIEEQCRRLYTLTVFQIVQKELLQCYNYLGIKIYEEGTISRYSVRRCGNDSEKHMVTFSASNLNVSCSCQMFEFEGVLCRHVLRVFILLNMREIPTHYLLHRWTRNAEHGLVCDVDSGVSCQELKSLMVWSLRETACKYIESGTASIEKYRLACEIMRDGAKKFCRQR
- the LOC118034553 gene encoding BI1-like protein, which encodes MYGYASVSNKDGAKEIDLEAGNGETLYPGLSLGENQLRWGLIRKVYGILAAQLVLTTIVSAVTILYTPMTDLLKGSFGFVLFLSIVPFVLLWPLHVYHQKHPVNLIILGLFTVSLSLLVGASCANIEGKIVLEALILTSAVVCSLTAYTFWAAKKGKDFSFLGPILFTSLIILILTSFIQVFFPLGSTSTAVYGGISALIFCGYIVYDTDHLIKRFSYDEYILASVALYLDVLNLFLSILRVMSQRNS